The window CTGAGGTATATTGCAAACTGCTCGTAGATTGGTCTGTCCATCCCATAATAGCTGATATAATACTCCCTCTGCTCCTCTGTCATCACGATTACGTCCTCTCCTGCCTCATCTGAAGAAGTCGTCGAAAAAGGGTCTCCCGGCATCATCCTGGGAAGAAAAAAATTTATGGCAAGGATTACAAGGACAGTCAGAAAAAGCCTGAATATAAACGAACTCCTGCCATCCTTCATAAAAAACCTTCAGAAGTCCTTTACCTTCCAGGTCATCATCCCGGTATAGACGTCAGTTTCGGAGCGGTATATACCGTCAGGCGAAGCCTTTTTGTAGCATTCTCGAATGACATTCAGGGTGTCTTCGTCACACTCGCGGCTGCGGCCGACAAATTCTGCGGTCTTTCTGCCGGCTTCCTCCCACGGCGACTCCTCCTTCCATACGGAATGGCTTATCCTTACTTCCGGGTGATAACCCAGAAGATAAAGGTACATAAACGGGTACATCATCCCGTTCGCGTAACCGGCCGGGTTCTCCCTTCCCGTAAGCATAAATATCTCGTTTTGGACAGGGTCTCCGCCCCTTTTAAGGAAATTGCTGTAGTAGCACATGCCCTTTGAGCACGCCATCATCTTTTTAAAGCTGTCAAAATCCTTTACTCCCGGAGTCATAGAGGCAAGCACAAGGTCAAATCCGTCCCGAAAGCCGAGGCTGTCAATGTCGGCAGTCCACCACGAGCATTCGGCGATGTCTATTGCAAGGGACTCTTTTTTTACTGTTTCTTTGAGCTTTTCAAGCATTCCCGAGGAAATGTCGACCGCCGTAACCTTCGCACCCGTCTTTGCGAGAGGAATTGCAAGAGTTCCAGGCCCGCACCCTATGTCTAAAACCTTCTTTCCCTCCGGGGAAAATCCGGATGATTCAAGAAAAGAAAGAATTTCATCAGTCTTCTTTCCTCTCCAGGCATCCCTCATGCCGGCGGCAAACTCACCTGACCTCTTGTCCCAGAAGCAGGCGGTCTTTTTTTCGTCGTAAAAGCCTGTATTCACTACACTCTGCGTCCAGCAGTCCGTAATGAATTTTATGTTATCGTTCTGCTGCAATTCCTTCCCTCTTCAAATATGACAGTTTGCTATGCGTCCTTGCGTGGTGGTCGTACATGTTCATCCAGCCGTCGTATGTCGAAATCCTCCATGCATCTGTGCTTGTGGTATAATACAGCGGTATTGCAGGGACTTCTTCGGCAAGGACTTTTTGCATTTCGTATATAATCTCCTTTCTTTCGCTTTCGTTGGTCTCGTGAAGCTCCTCTTCGCCGAGTTCGTTTATCGTGTCGTTGTGGTAGCCGTATACCGCCGCTCCGGATACCACTGCCGTACTGCTTCCCGTCTCATCCGAATACCTTGTGCGGAGATAGTCGGCGTCCTGGCCCCATCCCCCGAAACCGCTTACCAGAAGCTCATAATCGCCGCTGTTGAGATTTGCATCACGGGACTTGCTCTCAAGAGCCCTGACATCGATATTTATTCCGACATCACCGAGCCTCTCCTTCAAAAGCTCTCCTATCCTTGCCTCACCGCTTCCGACGGTCAGAACAAACGAAAGTTTTTCCCCGTCCCTGTCAAGGACCCCGTCACCGTCGGTGTCCTTCCAGCCGGCCTCTTTTAATAGCTCCTCTGCCTTCTGCGGGTCATAAGAATACGCGGGCTGGTCAGGGTTGTACCAGATATGATCGTCCGGAAGAATTCCCAGATTGCCGGATTTTCCGGCCCCTCTCGCTATCTTTTCGACAAGTTCATCGCGGTCTATCGCATAGGCAAACGCCTGCCTGACTTTTTTGTCGTCCAGGGCCGGGCATTTCTTCATATTGAAATAAAAGTCATAGCCCCAGAAAGCAGGCTGCTCTACAAGCCTTATGTCGGAGTCCCCCGAAAACCTGTCGAGGACATCCGGAGAAACGCTTGTAAAGTCTATATCACCCTGCTCGAAGGCAATCATGGAGTCACTTACCGGAACAAACTCTATTGTCTTTACGGCAGTCTCCGGCCCCCAGAAGTTCCCGTTTGAAACGAACCTGTACGAACCGTGCTCCTTGTTGTATTCACCAAGAATATAAGGCCCCGTTCCAGTGACAGCGTCGGGTTCAAGGTAATTAACCGGGTCTGACACATTTTCATATATATGCTTAGGGATTACCAGAAATCCGGTCATTTTATACAAAAATGTCGCCGCAGGCTCTTTGAGGACGAACTTTACCGCGTGCGGACCGGCAACCTCAACTCTATCCACAATTCCGGATTCGATGCCTCCTGAAACCGGCACGTTTTCAAGCTCATAGTCATAGGTGAACTTTACGTCGTCTGCTGTAAAGGGTTCCCCGTCCTGCCAGTTCACGTTGTCGCGAAGGTAAAACATATACTCACGACCGTCTTCGCTGACGGTCCAGTTTTCGGCAAGCCAGGGGATTATTCCTTTTTCGTCCCTTTCGACAAGACTGTCAAATATAAGCCTTACCTTCGAAGACCCGGGACCCCGCGGGTATATTGTAAAAGGCTGGGGATAACCATAATCACCGCCTGAAAGGTGCACGACATCAGCAGCCAGTACACCCGAAGAATTGTTTTCCGAAACAGAACCGCCGCCTGAAGACTGCTGACCGGTGCAGCCTGACGACATTACCAAAAACACAGCTATTAAAAGCACCCCGGCCAGGATTTTCTGATATTTTTTCATAGAACCACTCCACCGCAAATAGACCCCGAAAAACTGCTGCAAAAAAAGGGCAGAATCCTGATATCAGTGATAATTCAGGGCAACAAGTCTTACAGAACAACTGAAAAACACCCTAAAAACAGGAATCATTTAAGCAAAATCCAACATCAACCCTTTTATTTAGCAGTTATTATGATCTATTCAGATACTTACTTTTAGATTGTAATATCTGTATCTATAAATGTATTACTAAATTGATATTTTATTAAAAATCATAATTATTTAGTCACATTAAAAAGATTTTTATGGATAATAACACAAAATTGGACATTTTTTGAATTTTCAGGAAAAACGCACCATAAATTACTTAAGAGAGATATTTTTGATTTATAACTGAAGCAGTTACCCGGGACCGGTTTAGCAGTCATAAATTAATCTGGAAAAAAATTAAAAATAAGTGTTATATTAAAGTGTAATAAAAAAATTTAAAAAAATATTATATAATACACAAAAACAAACATTTATGATAACTGTTGTGCCACAACTAATATGAATGCCGGATCTGGCAGGATAATTAAATTAATAGTTATGTAAGTAAATTTTTATTTACGTTACTCTGCAAATGCGGGATCAATAACTGACAAATGCATAAAAATATAATCGCAGGGACAAATATACTATTAAATTTTTGATTAAAGT of the Methanomicrobium sp. W14 genome contains:
- a CDS encoding ABC transporter substrate-binding protein; the encoded protein is MKKYQKILAGVLLIAVFLVMSSGCTGQQSSGGGSVSENNSSGVLAADVVHLSGGDYGYPQPFTIYPRGPGSSKVRLIFDSLVERDEKGIIPWLAENWTVSEDGREYMFYLRDNVNWQDGEPFTADDVKFTYDYELENVPVSGGIESGIVDRVEVAGPHAVKFVLKEPAATFLYKMTGFLVIPKHIYENVSDPVNYLEPDAVTGTGPYILGEYNKEHGSYRFVSNGNFWGPETAVKTIEFVPVSDSMIAFEQGDIDFTSVSPDVLDRFSGDSDIRLVEQPAFWGYDFYFNMKKCPALDDKKVRQAFAYAIDRDELVEKIARGAGKSGNLGILPDDHIWYNPDQPAYSYDPQKAEELLKEAGWKDTDGDGVLDRDGEKLSFVLTVGSGEARIGELLKERLGDVGINIDVRALESKSRDANLNSGDYELLVSGFGGWGQDADYLRTRYSDETGSSTAVVSGAAVYGYHNDTINELGEEELHETNESERKEIIYEMQKVLAEEVPAIPLYYTTSTDAWRISTYDGWMNMYDHHARTHSKLSYLKREGIAAER
- a CDS encoding class I SAM-dependent methyltransferase, whose product is MQQNDNIKFITDCWTQSVVNTGFYDEKKTACFWDKRSGEFAAGMRDAWRGKKTDEILSFLESSGFSPEGKKVLDIGCGPGTLAIPLAKTGAKVTAVDISSGMLEKLKETVKKESLAIDIAECSWWTADIDSLGFRDGFDLVLASMTPGVKDFDSFKKMMACSKGMCYYSNFLKRGGDPVQNEIFMLTGRENPAGYANGMMYPFMYLYLLGYHPEVRISHSVWKEESPWEEAGRKTAEFVGRSRECDEDTLNVIRECYKKASPDGIYRSETDVYTGMMTWKVKDF